The proteins below are encoded in one region of Symbiobacterium terraclitae:
- a CDS encoding putative polysaccharide biosynthesis protein, protein MSRRESLLKGAAALALAGLIIKVGNLLVRLPLTRMIGSEGLGIYQMALPAYNAVLHLAVGGVPVAVQNLVAEYSERGRRDVVREVLRLALTYGLLAGGAAACILLVGAPFLARALGDPRSYWPLAALAPAVILNGLDSVFRHYLQGQKQMTPSAVASVLEQGTKIAVTMAAAALLMPMGLEYAAAGAALGITGGALASVLFMLWRLSRERALEEGAERFSTTRANLRRTPASGRRPTGWPTEPAERALPRGLGWRMLRLAWPVTLGSVTMPLLNVLDVSIVQRGFLRAGYPPAEATALYGAYAGIAVQVVWFPFVLTNAVANATVPTLTAAQARGDLEGVRQRVLIGLRTAGLICLPVAIGAMVLATPIVLLFGEPLAADPLRHLGPVALLGPLTWMTVAQLQALGETGAPMRNLTVAMGVKLALDGLLAPIRGLDVNGVAMASTAMFMVALWLNARDLGRLLEEPVPWGRILVGPLVASLVMGFGLAGLTVSLWGSAGRLEALAMALVVAPVLYGGTLIATRSITRTELLAMAGPFAPRLERWLAIVWPFS, encoded by the coding sequence ATGAGCCGGAGGGAGTCGCTGCTGAAGGGGGCCGCAGCCCTGGCGCTGGCCGGGCTGATCATCAAGGTCGGCAACCTCCTGGTCCGGCTTCCCCTCACGCGCATGATCGGATCCGAGGGGCTGGGCATCTACCAGATGGCCCTGCCGGCGTACAACGCCGTGCTCCACCTCGCGGTGGGCGGCGTGCCGGTGGCCGTGCAGAACCTGGTGGCCGAGTACAGCGAGCGGGGCCGGCGGGACGTGGTCCGGGAGGTGCTGCGCCTCGCCCTCACCTACGGCCTGCTGGCCGGCGGGGCGGCCGCCTGCATCCTGCTCGTCGGCGCGCCGTTCCTGGCCCGGGCCCTGGGCGACCCCCGTTCGTACTGGCCGCTGGCGGCGCTGGCGCCGGCCGTCATCCTCAACGGCCTGGACTCGGTCTTCCGCCACTACCTGCAGGGGCAGAAGCAGATGACCCCCAGCGCGGTGGCTTCCGTCCTGGAGCAGGGGACCAAGATCGCCGTCACCATGGCCGCCGCCGCCCTCCTCATGCCGATGGGGCTCGAGTACGCCGCCGCCGGAGCGGCCCTGGGGATCACCGGCGGGGCGCTGGCATCGGTGCTCTTCATGCTCTGGCGGCTCAGCCGGGAGCGGGCGCTGGAGGAGGGGGCGGAGCGGTTCTCGACCACGCGGGCGAACCTGCGCCGGACCCCAGCGTCGGGCAGGCGCCCGACCGGCTGGCCGACGGAGCCTGCAGAACGCGCACTACCCCGGGGGCTGGGCTGGCGGATGCTGCGCCTCGCCTGGCCCGTCACCCTCGGGTCGGTGACGATGCCGCTGCTCAACGTCCTGGACGTCTCCATCGTCCAGCGGGGCTTTCTCCGGGCCGGCTACCCGCCCGCCGAGGCCACGGCGCTCTACGGCGCCTACGCCGGGATCGCCGTGCAGGTGGTCTGGTTCCCCTTCGTGCTCACCAACGCCGTCGCCAACGCCACGGTGCCCACGCTCACCGCCGCCCAGGCCCGGGGCGACCTGGAGGGCGTCCGGCAGCGGGTGCTGATCGGCCTGCGCACGGCCGGCCTCATCTGCCTGCCGGTGGCCATCGGCGCGATGGTGCTGGCGACGCCGATCGTGCTGCTCTTCGGCGAGCCGCTGGCGGCCGACCCGCTCCGCCACCTGGGTCCGGTGGCGCTGCTCGGGCCGCTGACCTGGATGACCGTCGCCCAGCTGCAGGCGCTGGGCGAGACCGGAGCCCCGATGCGGAACCTCACCGTGGCGATGGGGGTGAAGCTGGCGCTGGACGGGCTGCTCGCCCCGATCCGGGGGCTGGACGTCAACGGTGTGGCCATGGCCTCGACAGCGATGTTCATGGTCGCCCTCTGGCTCAACGCCCGGGACCTCGGGCGCCTGCTGGAGGAGCCCGTGCCCTGGGGCCGCATCCTGGTGGGGCCGCTGGTGGCCTCGCTGGTGATGGGCTTCGGCCTCGCCGGGTTGACCGTTTCCCTGTGGGGGTCGGCGGGGCGGCTGGAAGCCCTCGCCATGGCCCTGGTGGTGGCGCCGGTGCTCTACGGCGGGACGCTGATCGCCACCCGGTCCATCACCCGCACCGAGCTGCTGGCGATGGCCGGCCCCTTCGCCCCGCGGCTGGAGCGGTGGCTGGCCATCGTGTGGCCCTTCAGCTAG
- a CDS encoding MarR family winged helix-turn-helix transcriptional regulator: protein MKGLRQQADSAPADRFTPENILPLLQTIADLVEKRCHRFLSRNYGLTMPQYQLLLAAMYGEATTLGSLADELNCSRGNLTGVADRLERDGWLVRERSTEDRRVVNIRLTEKGMKVWEIKNALAKEMAEIAKIWSPDETAIMLRALERLYGELKGEAPRTASEPPKTEAM from the coding sequence GTGAAGGGCTTGAGACAGCAGGCCGATTCGGCCCCGGCAGACCGTTTTACCCCGGAGAACATTCTGCCTCTGCTTCAAACCATCGCCGACCTGGTGGAGAAGCGGTGCCACCGGTTCCTCAGTCGCAACTACGGACTGACGATGCCGCAGTACCAACTGCTCCTGGCGGCGATGTACGGCGAGGCCACCACGCTCGGCAGCCTGGCCGACGAGCTGAACTGCTCACGGGGCAACCTCACCGGGGTGGCGGACCGTCTGGAGCGGGACGGCTGGCTGGTGCGGGAGCGCAGCACCGAGGACCGGCGGGTCGTGAACATCCGGCTCACCGAGAAGGGCATGAAGGTGTGGGAGATCAAGAACGCGCTGGCCAAGGAGATGGCCGAGATCGCGAAGATCTGGTCTCCCGACGAGACGGCCATCATGCTGCGGGCGCTGGAACGGCTCTACGGCGAGCTCAAGGGCGAGGCTCCCCGGACCGCCAGCGAGCCACCCAAGACCGAAGCGATGTAA
- the pheA gene encoding prephenate dehydratase — MAVVAFQGELGAYGDEAVRARFGPSVEPYPCKSFADLFEAVASGRVDYGLAPVENSQAGSINDVYDLLRQHDLYVAGEVLHPVNHALLALPGQTLADIRRVISHPQALAQCDRFLRELGVEVVATYDTAGSAKLIREEGLTGVAAVAGLGAAERYGLAVLAESIQTIKDNVTRFVQLQRAPAPREEGPQKTMLFFAVAHQPGSLYQALGALARRNINLLKLESRPSRNRPWEYVFYLDFEGHRDDEPVREALAELAQYTNFCKVLGSFRRATPQA, encoded by the coding sequence ATGGCGGTCGTCGCCTTCCAGGGGGAGTTGGGGGCCTACGGGGACGAGGCGGTGCGCGCCCGGTTCGGCCCGTCGGTGGAACCCTATCCCTGCAAGTCCTTTGCAGATCTCTTCGAGGCGGTGGCCAGCGGCAGGGTCGACTACGGGCTCGCCCCAGTAGAGAATTCGCAAGCCGGCTCGATTAATGACGTGTACGATCTGCTGCGCCAACACGATCTTTACGTGGCCGGCGAGGTGCTCCATCCCGTCAACCACGCCCTGCTGGCCCTGCCCGGGCAGACCCTGGCCGATATCCGCCGGGTCATCTCGCATCCCCAGGCGCTTGCCCAGTGCGACCGCTTCCTGCGGGAGCTGGGCGTGGAGGTGGTGGCCACGTACGACACCGCGGGATCGGCCAAGCTCATCCGGGAGGAGGGGCTGACCGGCGTGGCGGCGGTCGCCGGGCTCGGCGCGGCGGAGCGGTACGGCCTTGCGGTCCTGGCCGAGTCGATCCAGACCATCAAGGACAACGTCACCCGGTTCGTGCAGCTGCAGCGCGCCCCGGCGCCCCGCGAGGAGGGGCCGCAGAAGACGATGCTCTTCTTCGCCGTGGCCCACCAGCCCGGCTCGCTCTACCAGGCGCTGGGCGCGCTGGCCAGGCGGAACATCAACCTGCTGAAGCTGGAGTCCCGCCCGTCGCGCAACCGCCCCTGGGAGTACGTGTTCTACCTCGACTTCGAGGGCCACCGGGACGACGAGCCCGTCCGGGAGGCCCTGGCGGAGTTGGCGCAGTATACAAACTTCTGTAAAGTTTTAGGTTCTTTCAGGCGTGCGACACCGCAGGCGTAG
- a CDS encoding response regulator → MTKKILIADANHTRRNLLRATLHDPRYQIIEASGGVQALALREVHRPDLVILDESMPGISGFEVCRAIKQNAAAGNTPVILLTDKERPEPAADGAAEPDVYLSKPYSPLRLLTAVEELLGPVGD, encoded by the coding sequence TTGACCAAGAAGATTCTGATCGCCGATGCTAACCACACGCGCCGCAATCTGCTCCGGGCCACTCTGCACGACCCGCGCTACCAGATTATCGAGGCGTCGGGCGGCGTTCAGGCGCTCGCACTGCGGGAGGTGCACCGGCCGGATCTGGTGATCCTCGACGAGTCGATGCCTGGGATCAGCGGGTTCGAGGTGTGCCGCGCCATCAAGCAGAACGCGGCGGCGGGGAACACGCCTGTCATCCTGCTCACCGACAAAGAGCGGCCGGAGCCCGCCGCCGACGGCGCGGCGGAGCCCGACGTTTACCTGTCCAAGCCCTACAGCCCGCTGCGCCTCCTCACTGCGGTCGAGGAGCTGCTCGGTCCGGTGGGGGACTGA
- a CDS encoding HD-GYP domain-containing protein gives MRDDLSTLTREELEREVRYWRAQSLLLAEDFGGLRAQLASHADEVETLRAQLLSYAQDLNREYQLVRQRTGEIERLLVATVGALANSIEARDPYTRGHTDRVSRVTLAFCSRLGWKREQLSIARMGALLHDIGKIGVPDAILRKPGRLSPAEYEQMKQHPQIGAQILQGIDALVPAIPFVLSHHERWDGKGYPQGLAGREIPIEGRILAIVDAFDAMTSTRVYRAPLAMEAAMAEIVRCSGTQFDPELVPVFERLFADGLIHQALESELTLELYVV, from the coding sequence ATGAGGGACGACCTGTCGACGCTGACGCGGGAAGAACTGGAGCGTGAAGTCCGCTACTGGCGGGCTCAGAGCCTGCTCCTCGCCGAGGATTTCGGCGGGCTGCGGGCTCAACTCGCGAGCCATGCCGACGAGGTGGAGACCCTGCGGGCGCAGCTGCTGTCGTACGCGCAGGACCTGAACCGGGAGTACCAGCTGGTGCGGCAGCGCACCGGCGAGATCGAGCGGCTGCTGGTGGCCACCGTGGGCGCCCTGGCCAACTCGATCGAGGCCCGCGACCCGTACACCCGCGGCCACACCGACCGGGTGAGCCGCGTCACGCTGGCCTTCTGCAGCCGGCTGGGCTGGAAGCGGGAGCAGCTCTCCATCGCCCGGATGGGCGCGCTGCTGCACGACATCGGCAAGATCGGCGTCCCCGACGCCATCCTGCGCAAGCCGGGCCGCCTGAGCCCTGCCGAGTACGAGCAGATGAAGCAGCATCCCCAGATCGGGGCGCAGATCCTGCAGGGCATCGACGCCCTGGTGCCGGCGATCCCCTTCGTGCTCAGCCACCACGAGCGCTGGGACGGCAAGGGGTACCCCCAGGGGCTGGCGGGCCGGGAGATTCCCATCGAGGGTCGGATTCTGGCCATCGTCGACGCCTTCGACGCCATGACCAGCACCCGGGTCTACCGCGCACCCCTGGCCATGGAGGCCGCCATGGCGGAGATCGTCCGCTGCTCCGGCACGCAGTTCGACCCCGAGCTGGTGCCCGTGTTTGAGCGCCTGTTCGCGGACGGGCTGATCCACCAGGCGCTGGAGAGCGAGCTCACCCTGGAGCTGTACGTGGTCTAG
- the ilvN gene encoding acetolactate synthase small subunit: MRRILSVLVENHPGVLARVAGLIRRRGFNIESLAVGVTDDPAISRMTLVVEGDEPTLNQVSKQLDKLIEVIRVTDLEAESSVARELALIKVSADPERRPQILQLASVFRASVVDVGHEAVILEVTGTHDKVEALISLAQEFGVQEVARTGIIALARGAQSMKVAREERYHDAAVLRV, translated from the coding sequence GTGAGGCGCATCCTGTCGGTGCTGGTGGAGAATCACCCGGGCGTGCTGGCACGGGTGGCAGGGCTGATTCGGCGGCGCGGGTTCAACATCGAGAGCCTGGCGGTCGGGGTGACAGACGACCCGGCCATCTCCCGGATGACGCTGGTGGTGGAGGGCGACGAGCCCACGCTCAACCAGGTCTCCAAGCAGCTTGACAAGCTGATCGAGGTGATCCGGGTGACCGACCTTGAGGCCGAGAGCAGCGTGGCCCGGGAGCTGGCCCTCATCAAGGTCAGCGCAGACCCCGAGCGGCGGCCGCAGATCCTGCAGCTGGCCTCGGTCTTCCGGGCCAGCGTGGTCGATGTGGGCCACGAGGCGGTCATCCTCGAGGTGACGGGCACCCACGACAAGGTCGAGGCGCTGATCAGCCTGGCGCAGGAGTTCGGCGTGCAGGAGGTCGCCCGCACAGGCATCATCGCCCTGGCGCGGGGGGCGCAGTCCATGAAGGTGGCAAGGGAGGAGCGGTATCATGACGCGGCTGTACTACGAGTCTGA
- the ilvC gene encoding ketol-acid reductoisomerase — protein sequence MTRLYYESDANLGALQGKKIAVIGFGSQGHAHALNLKDSGLDVTVGLREGRPSWRRAEEAGLKVAPVAVAAEVADVIMLLINDEKQGQVYEQEIRPHLKAGKALGFGHGFAIHFGQVQPPPDVDVFMIAPKGPGHLVRRQYVEGRGVPCLMAVHQDATGRCRDIALAWAKGIGGTRAGVIETTFKEECESDLFGEQAVLCGGLTQLVKYGFETLTEAGYAPEIAYFECLHELKLIVDLMYEGGMASMRYSISDTAEFGDYVSGPRVIGPEVKERMKQVLAEIQNGTFAKNWILENQVGRPQFNALRRQNAEHPVEQVGARLRAMMPWLPKPVGAQGNE from the coding sequence ATGACGCGGCTGTACTACGAGTCTGATGCGAACCTGGGTGCCCTGCAGGGCAAGAAGATCGCGGTCATCGGTTTCGGCAGCCAGGGTCATGCCCACGCGCTCAACCTGAAGGACTCCGGACTCGACGTGACGGTGGGCCTGCGGGAGGGCCGCCCGAGCTGGAGGCGGGCCGAGGAGGCGGGCCTGAAGGTCGCCCCGGTGGCGGTGGCGGCCGAGGTGGCGGACGTGATCATGCTGCTCATCAACGACGAGAAGCAGGGGCAGGTCTACGAGCAGGAGATCCGGCCCCACCTGAAGGCCGGCAAGGCGCTCGGCTTCGGCCACGGGTTCGCCATCCACTTCGGCCAGGTACAGCCGCCCCCCGACGTGGACGTCTTCATGATCGCCCCCAAGGGTCCGGGCCACCTGGTGCGCCGGCAGTACGTGGAGGGGCGGGGGGTGCCCTGCCTGATGGCGGTCCACCAGGACGCCACCGGCCGCTGCCGGGACATCGCCCTGGCCTGGGCGAAGGGCATCGGCGGCACCCGGGCCGGCGTGATCGAGACGACCTTCAAGGAGGAGTGCGAGTCCGACCTCTTCGGCGAGCAGGCCGTGCTGTGCGGCGGCCTGACCCAGCTGGTGAAGTACGGGTTCGAGACGCTGACCGAGGCCGGCTACGCCCCCGAGATCGCCTACTTCGAGTGCCTGCACGAGCTGAAGCTGATCGTGGACCTGATGTACGAGGGCGGCATGGCCTCCATGCGCTACTCCATCAGCGACACGGCCGAGTTCGGCGACTACGTCAGCGGCCCCCGGGTGATCGGGCCCGAGGTGAAGGAGCGGATGAAGCAGGTCCTGGCCGAGATCCAGAACGGCACCTTCGCCAAGAACTGGATCCTCGAGAACCAGGTCGGCCGGCCGCAGTTCAACGCCCTCCGGCGGCAGAACGCCGAGCACCCGGTGGAGCAGGTCGGCGCCCGCCTGCGGGCGATGATGCCCTGGCTCCCGAAGCCCGTGGGAGCCCAGGGGAACGAGTAA
- a CDS encoding 2-isopropylmalate synthase, with product MTRRIRIFDTTLRDGEQAPGFGMTAEAKLEVARQLARLGVDVMEAGFPAASPGDFEAVRKIAETVSGPTIAGLARANEADIRRCYEAVKGAAKPRIHTFIATSPIHMQYKLRKSPDEVVKAARDAVALARSLGPEVEFSAEDATRSDWNFLVQIFTVAARAGATVLNVPDTVGYTTPKEYYDLIRYLIEHVDAPEGVQFSVHCHDDLGLAVANTLAAVEAGATQVECTVNGIGERAGNASLEEIVMALRVRHDQWGVETGINTREIYRTSRLLQSVTGVAVQPNKAIVGANAFAHESGIHQDGMLKHRDTYEIMKPEDVGVPESALVLGKHSGRAAFRARLEHLGYQLTDAEIDSAFQRFKEVADRKKAVTDHDLLAIIGEEQAHRTVTEVCRLLTFQVVAGNETMATATVRLVRDAAVQQEAASGDGPVNALYHAIDRAARFEGQLLDYRLNAVTEGQDALGEVTVRVRSGDRVASGRGTSTDVLEASARAYINAINKILSGAALAVADDPAPGWQMRAYGD from the coding sequence ATGACGCGGCGGATTCGGATCTTCGACACCACCCTGCGGGATGGTGAACAGGCTCCGGGGTTCGGCATGACGGCAGAGGCCAAGCTGGAGGTGGCCCGCCAGCTTGCCCGCCTGGGTGTGGACGTGATGGAGGCCGGCTTTCCCGCCGCATCGCCCGGCGATTTCGAGGCCGTGCGCAAGATCGCCGAGACCGTATCCGGGCCCACGATCGCAGGTCTGGCCCGTGCCAACGAGGCGGACATCCGCCGCTGCTACGAGGCGGTGAAGGGGGCGGCCAAGCCCCGGATCCACACCTTTATCGCCACCTCGCCGATCCACATGCAGTACAAGCTCCGCAAGAGCCCCGACGAGGTGGTGAAGGCGGCCCGCGACGCGGTGGCCCTGGCCCGCTCGCTGGGCCCGGAGGTGGAGTTCTCCGCCGAGGACGCGACCCGCTCGGACTGGAACTTCCTGGTGCAGATCTTCACCGTGGCCGCCCGCGCCGGGGCGACGGTGCTCAACGTGCCGGACACGGTCGGTTACACCACGCCCAAGGAGTACTACGACCTGATCCGCTACCTGATCGAGCACGTGGACGCCCCCGAGGGGGTGCAGTTCTCGGTCCACTGCCACGACGACCTGGGCCTGGCCGTCGCCAACACCCTGGCCGCCGTCGAGGCGGGCGCCACCCAGGTGGAGTGCACCGTCAACGGCATCGGCGAGCGGGCGGGCAACGCCTCGCTGGAGGAGATCGTGATGGCGCTCCGGGTGCGGCACGACCAGTGGGGCGTCGAGACCGGCATCAACACCAGGGAGATCTACCGCACCTCGCGGCTCCTGCAGAGCGTCACCGGCGTCGCCGTCCAGCCCAACAAGGCCATCGTGGGCGCCAACGCCTTCGCCCACGAGTCCGGCATCCACCAGGACGGCATGCTGAAGCACCGCGACACCTACGAGATCATGAAGCCCGAGGACGTGGGCGTGCCCGAGTCGGCGCTGGTGCTGGGCAAGCACTCCGGGCGGGCGGCCTTCCGGGCCCGGCTGGAGCACCTGGGCTACCAGCTCACCGACGCCGAAATCGACTCCGCCTTCCAGCGGTTCAAGGAGGTGGCCGACCGCAAGAAGGCGGTCACCGACCACGACCTGCTGGCTATCATCGGCGAGGAGCAGGCACACCGGACGGTGACCGAGGTCTGCCGGCTCCTCACCTTCCAGGTGGTGGCGGGCAACGAGACGATGGCGACCGCGACGGTCCGGCTGGTGCGGGACGCCGCCGTGCAGCAGGAGGCCGCCTCCGGCGACGGGCCGGTGAACGCCCTCTACCACGCCATCGACCGGGCGGCCCGCTTCGAGGGCCAGCTGCTGGACTACCGGCTGAACGCCGTCACCGAGGGGCAGGACGCCCTGGGCGAGGTGACCGTGCGGGTGCGGTCCGGCGACCGGGTGGCGTCGGGCCGGGGCACCTCCACGGACGTCCTCGAGGCCTCTGCCCGTGCCTACATCAACGCCATCAACAAGATCCTGTCCGGGGCGGCCCTGGCGGTCGCCGACGACCCGGCCCCGGGCTGGCAGATGCGGGCCTACGGAGACTGA
- the ilvE gene encoding branched-chain-amino-acid transaminase, which translates to MSIQVYVDGKWYPKDEAKVSVFDHGFLYGDGIFEGIRAYGGRVFRLTEHLDRLYDSAKAIWLEIPLSWKEMEEVVLETLRRSDLRDAYIRLVVSRGKGDLGLDPRKCPRPTVVCIADAISLYPEEVYTKGMRVISVSTRRNPADTLSPQVKSLNYLTSISAKISAVTLGYPEVVMLNKEGYVCEGTGDNIFIVKKGRVITPPVHLGILPGITRAAVMEYARELGYPVEEATFTLYDLYTADECFLTGTAAEIVPVVECDARKIGSGEPGPVTWRLIETFRERTTVEGTPI; encoded by the coding sequence GTGTCGATTCAGGTTTACGTGGACGGCAAATGGTATCCGAAGGATGAGGCCAAGGTCTCGGTGTTCGACCACGGTTTCCTGTACGGCGACGGCATCTTCGAGGGCATCCGGGCCTACGGCGGACGGGTCTTCCGCCTGACCGAGCACCTGGATCGGCTCTACGACTCGGCCAAGGCGATCTGGCTGGAGATCCCGCTCTCGTGGAAAGAGATGGAGGAAGTGGTACTGGAGACGCTGCGCCGCTCCGACCTGCGGGACGCCTACATCCGGCTGGTCGTCTCCCGGGGCAAGGGCGACCTGGGCCTCGATCCCCGCAAGTGCCCCCGGCCGACGGTCGTCTGCATCGCCGACGCCATCAGCCTCTACCCGGAGGAGGTCTACACCAAGGGGATGCGGGTGATCTCGGTGAGCACCCGGCGCAACCCCGCGGACACCCTCTCGCCCCAGGTGAAGAGCCTCAACTACCTGACAAGCATCTCCGCCAAGATCAGCGCCGTCACCCTCGGCTACCCCGAGGTGGTGATGCTGAACAAGGAGGGCTACGTCTGCGAGGGCACGGGCGACAACATCTTCATCGTGAAGAAGGGCCGGGTGATCACCCCGCCCGTCCACCTGGGCATCCTGCCGGGCATCACCCGGGCGGCGGTCATGGAGTACGCCCGTGAGCTGGGCTACCCCGTGGAGGAGGCGACGTTTACCCTCTACGACCTCTACACCGCGGACGAGTGCTTCCTCACCGGCACCGCCGCCGAGATCGTGCCCGTGGTCGAGTGCGACGCCCGGAAGATTGGCTCCGGCGAGCCCGGTCCGGTGACCTGGCGGCTCATCGAGACGTTCCGGGAGCGCACCACCGTCGAAGGCACGCCTATCTAA
- the ilvD gene encoding dihydroxy-acid dehydratase, with protein sequence MRSDTIKKGHDRAPHRALLKATGVTDADMGKPFIGIANSYIDIVPGHVHLKEFGDLVKEAVREAGGVPFIFNTIGVDDGIAMGHIGMRYSLPSRELIADAVETVMEAHQLDAMICIPNCDKITPGMLMAAMRVNVPTIFISGGPMAAGRLKDGRRSDLISVFEGVGAHSRGMITDAELKEMEDLSCPTCGSCSGMFTANSMNCLCEALGLALPGNGTALARSAEREALARAAARRIVEMALAGGPRPREIVTAEAIDNAFALDIAMGGSTNTVLHTLAIATEAGVDYPLSRINELSARVPYLCKVSPATTEVHIEDVHAAGGVMAILKELARKPGTLHPDCPTVAGKTIGELWEAAANRNREVIRPVEAPYAETGGLAMLFGNLAPDGAALKVGAVDPSITTFTGRAICFDSQDEALQGIFGGKVQPGHVVVIRYEGPKGGPGMPEMLAPTSAIVGMGLGTQVALITDGRFSGGTRGICLGHISPEAAEGGPIALVEDGDPITIDIPGRRLTLDVPEEELERRRARWVKPAPKVRRGWLGRYAAMVTSANTGAVLRTPD encoded by the coding sequence ATGCGCAGCGACACCATCAAGAAGGGGCACGACCGGGCGCCGCACCGGGCGCTGCTCAAGGCGACCGGCGTGACCGACGCCGACATGGGGAAGCCCTTCATTGGCATCGCCAACAGCTACATTGATATTGTGCCCGGCCACGTCCACCTGAAGGAGTTCGGCGACCTGGTGAAGGAGGCCGTGCGGGAGGCCGGCGGCGTCCCCTTCATCTTCAACACCATCGGCGTGGACGACGGCATCGCGATGGGCCACATCGGCATGCGCTACAGCCTGCCCAGCCGGGAGCTGATCGCCGACGCCGTGGAGACGGTGATGGAGGCGCACCAGCTGGATGCGATGATCTGCATCCCCAACTGCGACAAGATCACCCCCGGCATGCTGATGGCCGCCATGCGGGTGAACGTGCCCACGATCTTCATCTCGGGCGGGCCCATGGCGGCGGGGCGGCTGAAGGACGGCCGCCGGTCGGACCTGATCAGCGTCTTCGAGGGCGTCGGCGCCCACAGCCGCGGCATGATCACGGATGCGGAGCTGAAGGAGATGGAGGACCTCTCCTGCCCCACCTGCGGCTCGTGCTCGGGCATGTTCACCGCCAACTCGATGAACTGCCTCTGCGAGGCCCTGGGGCTGGCGCTGCCGGGCAACGGCACGGCGCTGGCCCGGTCGGCGGAGCGGGAGGCGCTGGCCCGGGCAGCGGCCCGGCGGATCGTCGAGATGGCGCTGGCGGGCGGGCCCCGGCCCCGGGAGATCGTGACGGCGGAGGCCATCGACAACGCCTTCGCCCTGGACATCGCCATGGGCGGCTCCACCAACACGGTGCTCCACACGCTGGCCATCGCCACCGAGGCGGGGGTCGACTACCCGCTCTCCCGCATCAACGAGCTCTCGGCACGGGTACCTTACCTCTGCAAGGTCTCGCCGGCCACGACCGAGGTGCACATCGAGGACGTGCACGCGGCCGGCGGCGTGATGGCGATCCTCAAGGAGCTCGCCCGCAAGCCGGGCACGCTCCACCCCGACTGCCCGACGGTGGCGGGGAAGACCATCGGCGAGCTCTGGGAGGCGGCCGCGAACCGGAACCGGGAGGTCATCCGGCCGGTGGAGGCGCCTTACGCCGAGACCGGCGGCCTGGCGATGCTCTTCGGCAACCTGGCGCCCGACGGCGCGGCGCTGAAGGTCGGCGCGGTGGACCCGTCCATCACCACCTTCACCGGCCGGGCCATCTGCTTCGACTCACAGGACGAGGCGCTGCAGGGGATCTTCGGCGGCAAGGTGCAGCCGGGCCACGTGGTGGTCATCCGCTACGAGGGGCCCAAGGGGGGGCCCGGCATGCCGGAGATGCTGGCGCCGACCTCCGCGATCGTCGGCATGGGCCTCGGCACGCAGGTCGCCCTGATCACCGACGGGCGGTTCTCGGGCGGCACCCGGGGCATCTGCCTCGGCCACATCTCGCCCGAGGCGGCCGAGGGCGGCCCCATCGCCCTGGTGGAGGACGGCGACCCGATCACCATCGACATCCCCGGGCGGCGGCTGACGCTGGATGTGCCGGAGGAGGAGCTGGAGCGCCGCCGGGCCCGGTGGGTGAAGCCGGCGCCCAAGGTCCGCCGGGGCTGGCTGGGGCGCTACGCCGCCATGGTGACGTCCGCCAACACGGGGGCCGTGCTGCGCACGCCTGACTGA